From a region of the Haloferax volcanii DS2 genome:
- a CDS encoding ABC transporter ATP-binding protein: MSADPDEQPVLEIRDLVTRFYTDEGTVKAVDGSSFDLYEGETLGIVGESGSGKSVTALSMLQLVDSPGRIERGSVRYRGDDLLEKSEAEMRSIRGNDIAMMFQDPMTSLNPVFTVGDQISRVIKTHQDVSDAAARERTIELMADVGIPEPTSRVDNYPHQFSGGMRQRALLAMAISCEPDVLIADEPTTALDVTIETQIFNVLDELQEKYGMSIILITHDLGVVAGTCDRVAVAYGGRVVERAGVDDLFENPRHPYTRGLMRSIPRLTDDTDRLTPVEGDVPNLTDLPSGCSFHPRCPHATAECESYDPELREVEPGREAACLHARGYDLSPSAIETERAEADGGGPTAPATDGGASQ; the protein is encoded by the coding sequence ATGAGCGCCGACCCGGACGAACAGCCGGTACTCGAAATCCGCGACCTCGTCACGCGGTTCTACACCGACGAGGGGACGGTCAAGGCCGTCGACGGCTCGTCGTTCGACCTCTACGAGGGCGAGACGCTGGGCATCGTCGGTGAGTCGGGCTCCGGCAAGTCCGTGACCGCGCTGTCGATGCTCCAACTCGTGGACAGCCCCGGTCGCATCGAGCGGGGGAGCGTCCGATACCGCGGCGACGACCTGCTCGAAAAGAGCGAGGCGGAGATGCGGTCGATTCGGGGCAACGACATCGCGATGATGTTTCAGGACCCGATGACGAGTCTCAACCCCGTGTTCACCGTCGGCGACCAGATTAGCCGGGTCATCAAGACCCACCAGGACGTGTCGGACGCGGCGGCCCGCGAGCGGACCATCGAACTCATGGCCGACGTGGGCATCCCCGAACCGACCTCGCGCGTGGACAACTACCCTCACCAGTTCTCCGGCGGAATGCGTCAGCGCGCGCTGCTCGCGATGGCAATCTCCTGCGAGCCGGACGTGCTCATCGCCGACGAACCCACGACGGCGCTCGACGTGACCATCGAGACGCAGATATTCAACGTCCTCGACGAACTCCAGGAGAAGTACGGGATGAGCATCATCCTCATCACGCACGACCTCGGCGTCGTCGCCGGGACCTGCGACCGCGTCGCCGTCGCCTACGGCGGCCGCGTCGTCGAGCGCGCCGGCGTGGACGACCTGTTCGAGAACCCGCGGCACCCCTACACCCGCGGCCTCATGCGGTCGATTCCGCGGCTGACCGACGACACCGACCGGCTGACGCCCGTCGAGGGCGACGTGCCGAACCTCACCGACCTGCCGTCGGGCTGTTCGTTCCACCCGCGGTGTCCCCACGCGACCGCCGAGTGCGAGTCGTACGACCCCGAACTGCGAGAGGTCGAACCCGGTCGAGAGGCGGCGTGTCTCCACGCCCGCGGCTACGACCTCTCGCC
- a CDS encoding ABC transporter permease, whose translation MATTDQTDEAVPTAQAPGTHHSQFEMFWKEFRQNTLSLVGSAIILTMLLTALFAPFLAPHDPTTQFEAPDGEHNPMPIGTEMLIENSAGEVVGTTTAYLGTDHHGRDILSRIIYGLRTLMTVSLGVVGFAMALGVTAGAIAGYYRNTWVDEVVMRFMDILFSFPSLILAIAVIGVLGVGSTEYGSFALPNIVKVIAVIGVVYIPSFARVMRGSVLKEMEEDYIDAAKSLGASDRHILLKDIAVNTLPTVVVQGTLYMGTAVLASAALSFLGLGIQPPNASLGLMLSNARGYLYSGEWWYSVFPGLVIVVTILGFNLLGDGLRDALDPRNDGGER comes from the coding sequence ATGGCAACGACAGACCAGACGGACGAGGCGGTGCCCACCGCGCAAGCCCCCGGCACGCACCACAGTCAGTTCGAGATGTTCTGGAAGGAGTTCCGCCAGAACACCCTCTCGCTCGTGGGGAGCGCGATTATCCTCACGATGCTCCTGACCGCGCTGTTCGCGCCGTTTCTCGCCCCCCACGACCCGACGACGCAGTTCGAGGCACCGGACGGCGAACACAACCCGATGCCGATAGGCACCGAGATGCTCATCGAGAACAGCGCCGGCGAGGTCGTCGGTACGACGACGGCCTACCTCGGCACCGACCACCACGGCCGGGACATCCTCTCGCGCATCATCTACGGGTTGCGGACGCTGATGACCGTCTCGCTCGGCGTCGTCGGCTTCGCGATGGCGCTCGGCGTGACCGCCGGCGCAATCGCCGGCTACTACCGCAACACCTGGGTCGACGAGGTCGTCATGCGCTTCATGGACATCCTGTTTTCCTTCCCGAGTCTCATCCTCGCCATCGCGGTGATCGGCGTGCTCGGGGTGGGAAGCACGGAGTACGGCTCCTTTGCGCTCCCGAACATCGTGAAGGTCATCGCCGTCATCGGCGTCGTCTACATCCCGAGTTTCGCGCGCGTCATGCGCGGGTCGGTCCTCAAGGAGATGGAAGAAGACTACATCGACGCTGCGAAATCCCTCGGCGCGAGCGACCGACACATCCTCCTGAAGGACATCGCCGTCAACACCCTGCCGACCGTCGTGGTCCAAGGGACGCTCTACATGGGGACGGCCGTCCTCGCCAGCGCCGCGCTGTCGTTCCTCGGACTCGGCATCCAGCCGCCGAACGCGAGCCTCGGACTGATGCTGTCGAACGCCCGCGGCTACCTTTACAGCGGCGAGTGGTGGTACTCGGTGTTCCCCGGACTCGTCATCGTCGTCACTATCCTCGGGTTCAACCTGCTCGGAGACGGCCTGCGCGACGCGCTCGACCCCCGCAACGACGGAGGCGAGCGATGA
- a CDS encoding ABC transporter permease produces MFRFVLKRLLLSLPVLLGVSVVVFALVHLAPGGPVRVMLGPLSSEELVRQIRLEMGFNRPLYVQYGLWMLDALQGDFGVSWTVQQGTPVTDIIVERIPLTVELSILSMITAILIAIPAGIISAVRKDKPADHAARIAALSGISIPDFWLGIILIMIFAVQFSFPWATGGWTPPWVDPVANLQQLFLPVITLGTAYSALIARMMRSEMLDTLSQDYVKTARAMGIGAREIVLKDASKNALIPVVTVIGVGLGQLMNGAILTETVFNLPGIGKLLILAIDRRDYRIIQALILFIASVFVFANLAVDVLYAYLDPRIRHDGN; encoded by the coding sequence ATGTTCCGGTTCGTCCTCAAGCGCCTGCTGTTGAGCCTGCCCGTCCTCCTCGGGGTTAGCGTCGTCGTCTTCGCGCTCGTCCACCTCGCGCCGGGCGGTCCGGTGCGGGTGATGCTCGGCCCGCTCAGCAGCGAGGAGCTCGTCAGGCAGATTCGACTGGAGATGGGGTTCAACCGCCCGCTGTACGTCCAGTACGGTCTGTGGATGCTCGACGCCCTCCAAGGCGACTTCGGCGTGTCGTGGACGGTTCAGCAGGGAACGCCCGTGACCGACATCATCGTCGAGCGCATCCCGCTGACGGTCGAGCTGTCGATTCTCAGCATGATTACGGCGATTCTCATCGCCATTCCGGCGGGCATCATCAGCGCCGTCCGAAAGGACAAGCCCGCGGACCACGCCGCGCGTATCGCCGCGCTGTCGGGTATCTCGATTCCCGACTTCTGGCTGGGTATCATCCTCATCATGATCTTCGCGGTGCAGTTTTCGTTCCCGTGGGCGACCGGCGGCTGGACGCCGCCGTGGGTCGACCCGGTGGCGAATCTCCAGCAGTTGTTCCTCCCGGTCATCACGCTCGGGACGGCCTACTCCGCGCTCATCGCCCGGATGATGCGCTCGGAGATGCTGGACACGCTCAGTCAGGACTACGTCAAGACCGCCCGCGCGATGGGCATCGGCGCGCGCGAAATCGTCCTCAAGGACGCCTCGAAGAACGCGCTCATCCCCGTCGTGACGGTCATCGGCGTCGGCCTCGGCCAACTGATGAACGGCGCGATTCTGACCGAGACGGTGTTCAACCTCCCCGGTATCGGGAAGCTCCTGATACTGGCCATCGACCGCCGCGACTACCGCATCATCCAGGCGCTCATCCTGTTCATCGCGAGCGTGTTCGTCTTCGCGAACCTCGCGGTGGACGTGCTGTACGCCTACCTCGACCCCCGCATCAGACACGATGGAAACTAA